The DNA sequence TACAAAATGGAAGATGTACTATGTGCTATCGGTGTATAAGCAATTGTCCTCAACAAGCAATTGCTCTGTTAGGGAAAAATCTATATGAGCAATGCAAAATAGAGAAATATATTTGATGAACAAAATAAGCATAATGGGGAACTGATAAACTTCCAATTTAAGGTTGAGTATAATAAATAGTAATTTGTAGAGGAGGGGTTACAGTGGAACTTGTAAAGATAACACATGAGAATCTTGAAATGGAACACATTTGTTGTGCTATTGCAAATAATAAAGATAGTCAAGTAATGTCAAAAAAATCTTGGTTGAAAGAAAGGTTGGACGAGGGACTTGTTTTTTTAAAGTGTGATGTTAGAGGAAAATGCTTTATTGAGTATATCCCTGCTGAATATGCTTGGGTACCGATTGAAGCGGACGGTTATATGTATATTGACTGTCTGTGGGTATCGGGGCAATTCAAAGGACACGGGTATTCTAATGTTCTCTTGGATGAATGTATAAAAGACAGCAAGGAAAAAAGTAAAAAAGGACTTGTTATATTATCTTCAAAAAAGAAAATGGGATTTCTTTCAGACCCTAAATATATGAAATACAAAGGTTTTGAAACCGTGGATAACGCAAATTCATATTTTGAGCTGATGTATCTACCATTCAGCAATGACGCTGAAAAGCCACAGTTCAAACAACATTTAAAAGAAACAAAACATAATGATTTACAGAATGGCTTCACGTTATACTATACAAGCCAATGCCCTTTTACAGCTAAGTATGTTCCGCTTCTTGAAGAAATAGCGAAAAAGAGAAGTGTAGATTTTCAAGCGGTTCATATTCTTACAAGAGAGCAGGCACAAAATGCTCCTGCTCCATTTACGACATTCTCTTTGTTTT is a window from the Caproicibacterium lactatifermentans genome containing:
- a CDS encoding N-acetyltransferase, giving the protein MELVKITHENLEMEHICCAIANNKDSQVMSKKSWLKERLDEGLVFLKCDVRGKCFIEYIPAEYAWVPIEADGYMYIDCLWVSGQFKGHGYSNVLLDECIKDSKEKSKKGLVILSSKKKMGFLSDPKYMKYKGFETVDNANSYFELMYLPFSNDAEKPQFKQHLKETKHNDLQNGFTLYYTSQCPFTAKYVPLLEEIAKKRSVDFQAVHILTREQAQNAPAPFTTFSLFYNGEFVTHEILSEKKFEKILASKGL